CGGCAATGCCAGCGAGTCTCTGGGGAAGGGGCACTCAGACGGAGGATGCTATGAGCAACTTTTTGTCTCCCCCGAGGTGTTTGTGACTCTGGGTGTCATAAGCCTGTTGGAGAACATTCTAGTGATCGTGGCGATAGCCAAGAACAAGAACCTGCACTCACCCATGTACTTTTTCATCTGTAGTCTGGCTGTGGCGGACATGCTGGTGAGCGTTTCGAACGGGTCAGAAACCATCGTCATCACCCTGCTAAACAGTACGGACACGGACGCCCAGAGCTTCACCGTGAATATTGATAATGTCATTGACTCTGTGATCTGTAGCTCCTTGCTCGCATCCATTTGCAGCCTGCTTTCCATTGCAGTGGACAGGTATTTCACCATCTTTTACGCGCTCCAGTACCATAACATTATGACGGTTAGGCGGGTCGGGATCATCATCAGTTGTATCTGGGCAGCTTGCACAGTCTCGGGCGTTCTTTTTATCATTTACTCGGACAGCAGCGCTGTCATCATCTGCCTCATTACCATGTTCTTCACCATGCTGGTTCTCATGGCCTCTCTCTATGTCCACATGTTCCTGATGGCGAGGCTTCACATTAAGAGGATCGCTGTCCTCCCGGGCACGGGTACCATCCGTCAGGGTGCCAACATGAAGGGTGCAATTACCTTGACCATCCTGATTGGAGTGTTCGTTGTCTGCTGGGCCCCGTTTTTCCTCCACTTACTGTTCTACATCTCGTGTCCTCAGAATCCATACTGCGTGTGCTTCATGTCTCATTTTAACTTGTATCTCATCCTGATCATGTGTAACGCTGTCATCGACCCTCTCATTTATGCCCTGCGGAGTCAAGAACTGAGGAAAACCTTCAAAGAGATCATCTGTTTCTACCCCCTGGGAGGCATCTGTGAGTTGCCGGGCAGGTATTAAGTGGGGACAGAATGCATACTAGGTAGAGACCTGCAGAATTTGTCACTCAGGCTCAACCCGAGCAGTGTACTTCCCAACAGCTGCCTCTACTGTATAGTGCTTTGGTTGGAAAATATCTACTGTATAAAATGTAAGTTTATGACTTTTGACGTGGGAAAAAAGTCTCAACGTGTTATGTTTATTGACGttacttttttttgtgtgtaaacTGCTTATTTATGTTCTACAGCGTGGGCACTATGGAGTtccatgaaagaaaaagacatccTTATTAAAACTTTGACAGTGTTTCTTTCCATGTTATTTATCAAGAGTCAACCCTTGTTCTCTCTGTGGTAGCAGAA
The window above is part of the Rattus rattus isolate New Zealand chromosome 15, Rrattus_CSIRO_v1, whole genome shotgun sequence genome. Proteins encoded here:
- the Mc4r gene encoding melanocortin receptor 4, with product MNSTHHHGMYTSLHLWNRSSHGLHGNASESLGKGHSDGGCYEQLFVSPEVFVTLGVISLLENILVIVAIAKNKNLHSPMYFFICSLAVADMLVSVSNGSETIVITLLNSTDTDAQSFTVNIDNVIDSVICSSLLASICSLLSIAVDRYFTIFYALQYHNIMTVRRVGIIISCIWAACTVSGVLFIIYSDSSAVIICLITMFFTMLVLMASLYVHMFLMARLHIKRIAVLPGTGTIRQGANMKGAITLTILIGVFVVCWAPFFLHLLFYISCPQNPYCVCFMSHFNLYLILIMCNAVIDPLIYALRSQELRKTFKEIICFYPLGGICELPGRY